In Armatimonadota bacterium, a genomic segment contains:
- a CDS encoding M20/M25/M40 family metallo-hydrolase, which produces MANKDRVKQLFLDLLKINTPSKNERPMADFIKAKLESLGLDVEEDDAGEKIGGSAGNIIASLKGNKPGAKAIFLGGHIDTVEPTDKLNIVIDGDEIRSDGTTILGADDKAGIAAIIEALQSVIENGTAHGDVQVIFNVAEEIGLCGSRAIDRSKIKAKYGYIFDMDRPAAGITVSAPSHENVFVEIRGVAAHAGMNPENGVSAIIAASNAISKMKLGRIDFETTANVGVIEGGKARNIVPDLVNIKAEARSRDEAKLAAQVEHMKTTFEREAEAIGAKAIVTLDHEYNAYRWSEDDDIIKLASKASHKIGIEPVYSDGGGGSDANIYNSYGISCVVLGTGYDGAHSASEKILVSDLAIAADYAKALIETAAEG; this is translated from the coding sequence ATGGCTAATAAGGATCGTGTAAAACAACTTTTTTTGGACCTGCTCAAGATCAACACGCCATCAAAAAATGAGCGCCCGATGGCTGATTTCATAAAGGCCAAGCTGGAATCTTTAGGCTTGGATGTAGAAGAGGACGACGCGGGCGAAAAGATCGGCGGCAGCGCAGGCAATATAATCGCATCTCTCAAGGGCAACAAACCCGGCGCAAAGGCAATATTTTTGGGTGGTCACATAGATACCGTGGAGCCGACAGACAAACTCAACATCGTGATAGACGGTGACGAAATCCGCTCGGACGGGACCACAATCCTCGGAGCGGATGATAAGGCGGGCATAGCCGCGATTATCGAAGCGCTTCAGTCCGTAATTGAAAATGGAACCGCCCACGGCGATGTCCAGGTTATATTTAACGTCGCAGAGGAGATCGGTCTGTGCGGCTCAAGGGCGATTGACAGGTCCAAGATCAAGGCGAAATACGGTTACATATTCGATATGGATAGGCCTGCAGCCGGGATCACAGTCAGCGCTCCGTCGCATGAGAATGTGTTTGTCGAAATACGTGGTGTGGCCGCACATGCCGGAATGAACCCTGAAAACGGCGTCAGCGCAATCATAGCGGCAAGCAATGCAATATCCAAGATGAAACTCGGGCGCATAGACTTTGAGACCACCGCCAATGTGGGTGTCATAGAGGGCGGCAAGGCCAGAAATATCGTGCCGGACCTTGTAAATATCAAAGCCGAAGCCAGAAGCCGTGACGAAGCCAAGCTGGCTGCTCAAGTCGAGCACATGAAAACTACCTTTGAGAGAGAAGCCGAAGCTATAGGCGCAAAGGCTATAGTCACTCTCGATCACGAGTATAATGCCTATCGATGGTCGGAAGACGACGATATCATCAAGCTGGCTTCTAAAGCATCTCATAAGATAGGGATAGAGCCGGTGTATTCCGACGGCGGCGGCGGCAGTGATGCAAATATCTATAACAGCTACGGAATTTCGTGCGTGGTGCTTGGAACGGGCTATGACGGCGCTCACAGCGCATCCGAGAAGATACTGGTCAGCGATCTCGCCATAGCGGCGGATTATGCCAAAGCACTGATCGAGACAGCGGCGGAGGGCTGA
- a CDS encoding DUF3866 family protein, producing MLTRARGGVTSIESVRGDTLEISVSIDGAKARAIAYTDLIGDIRVGDEVLLNTTAVTKNLGTGGVHFVMANLSRTEPGNADSIGHIVKARYTPVQHTVLSVEEEDSPYRKDMENFQTLGSMPVVIGQLHSQLAPAAAAIKRLSHNRARVAYIMTDSAALPLSFSRSAYELRSKGLLDATITIGQAFGGEYEAVNIYTGLIAAKEVVKADAVVVCPGPGNVGTGTTYGYSSIEQGEIINAVNILGGAAIAVARISFADPRPRHRGLSHHTITSLSKIALTKCTLALPMIDQMKLLVIQEQIAHSAISYRHTTRILDGHPGIIELQEKGIKMSSMGRSFEEDEEFFLSASAAGALAAEMLRTTV from the coding sequence ATGCTCACGCGTGCGCGCGGCGGAGTTACCTCAATTGAGAGTGTGCGTGGCGATACACTTGAGATCAGTGTAAGTATAGATGGCGCTAAAGCCAGAGCCATAGCTTATACGGACCTTATCGGCGATATCAGAGTCGGCGATGAGGTCCTGCTTAATACGACCGCTGTGACCAAGAATCTCGGCACTGGCGGCGTGCATTTCGTGATGGCTAACCTCAGCCGGACTGAGCCGGGCAACGCCGATTCCATAGGCCATATAGTCAAGGCGCGCTATACACCCGTTCAGCACACTGTGCTTTCAGTCGAAGAAGAAGACTCGCCGTATCGCAAAGATATGGAGAACTTCCAGACTCTAGGCTCGATGCCTGTTGTGATAGGCCAGCTTCACAGCCAGCTTGCTCCGGCAGCAGCGGCTATCAAGAGGCTCAGCCACAATCGTGCGCGAGTCGCTTATATCATGACGGACTCAGCCGCGCTGCCTCTGTCTTTCAGCCGGTCAGCGTACGAACTGCGGTCCAAAGGTCTTTTGGATGCAACTATCACTATCGGCCAGGCATTTGGCGGCGAGTATGAGGCAGTCAATATCTATACTGGCCTGATTGCGGCGAAGGAAGTGGTGAAGGCGGATGCGGTAGTGGTCTGTCCGGGGCCGGGAAATGTAGGGACAGGCACCACGTATGGCTATTCGTCTATAGAGCAGGGTGAGATAATTAACGCCGTTAATATTCTCGGCGGCGCAGCTATAGCTGTCGCCAGAATCAGTTTTGCAGACCCGAGGCCGCGCCATCGGGGCCTGAGCCACCACACAATCACATCACTTAGCAAAATAGCGCTTACCAAATGCACACTCGCGCTGCCCATGATAGACCAGATGAAGCTGCTTGTGATACAGGAGCAGATTGCCCATTCGGCTATATCATATCGACACACAACACGAATCCTCGACGGCCATCCAGGTATAATAGAACTCCAGGAAAAGGGTATCAAGATGTCGAGCATGGGCCGGAGCTTTGAGGAAGACGAGGAGTTCTTCCTGTCCGCGTCTGCAGCGGGTGCGCTTGCTGCAGAGATGCTCAGGACTACTGTGTAG